In Thermosynechococcus sichuanensis E542, a single genomic region encodes these proteins:
- a CDS encoding ABC transporter substrate-binding protein, with translation MAGKYRWLLLALGAIALSSCTATESPSPNNDSLPLGVALAQTGNAALYGQEALQGVQVAEAFFNQAGQIKGQSLRLVIQDTGSEEAGAVNVFQTLINRDRVIGIVGPTLSQQAFSADPIAEQAGVPVVAPSNTARGIPEIGAFISRVSAGVDVVAPTAIQAALEINPNIRRVAVFFAQDDAFSRSETEIFQKAIRENPKLELVTVQQTQTTDTNFQAQINTTLNLKPDLIVISGLAADGGNLIRQLRELGYQGLILGGNGVNTVNLFPVCRRLCNGVLVAQAYNPENPDPMNVKFRQAFEAKYRQAPSQFSAQAFTAVQVFADSLARLSQEKNLSQLPLGELRQALNQEILKGVYETPLGEIRFTPKGEVLQRFFYVGQIEMSEDGQSGKFSLVKKVEH, from the coding sequence TTGGCGGGGAAGTATCGCTGGTTATTGCTGGCATTGGGGGCGATCGCCCTCAGTAGCTGTACGGCAACGGAGTCCCCTTCGCCAAACAATGATTCCTTGCCCCTTGGGGTTGCCCTCGCTCAAACGGGAAATGCCGCTCTCTATGGTCAAGAGGCACTACAGGGGGTGCAAGTTGCTGAGGCATTTTTTAACCAAGCTGGCCAGATCAAGGGGCAAAGCCTACGGCTGGTGATTCAGGATACCGGCAGTGAGGAAGCGGGGGCAGTGAATGTCTTTCAAACCTTGATCAATCGCGATCGCGTGATTGGCATTGTTGGACCTACCCTCTCGCAGCAGGCTTTTAGTGCCGATCCCATTGCTGAGCAGGCGGGTGTCCCTGTGGTTGCTCCTTCCAACACCGCCCGTGGCATTCCTGAAATCGGTGCCTTCATTAGTCGCGTCTCCGCAGGGGTGGATGTGGTGGCGCCCACGGCGATTCAAGCGGCCCTTGAGATTAATCCCAACATTCGCCGCGTCGCTGTCTTTTTTGCCCAAGATGATGCGTTTAGTCGCTCAGAAACCGAGATTTTTCAAAAAGCTATTCGCGAGAATCCCAAGCTTGAATTGGTCACTGTCCAGCAAACCCAAACCACCGATACCAATTTCCAAGCCCAAATCAATACCACCCTCAATCTCAAACCTGATCTAATCGTCATTTCTGGTTTGGCGGCAGATGGTGGCAATCTCATTCGTCAACTGCGGGAATTGGGCTACCAAGGTCTAATTTTGGGCGGGAATGGCGTCAATACCGTCAACCTCTTCCCCGTTTGTCGTCGCCTCTGCAATGGCGTTCTGGTTGCCCAAGCCTATAATCCCGAAAACCCCGATCCGATGAATGTCAAGTTCCGCCAAGCCTTTGAAGCCAAATATCGCCAAGCTCCGTCTCAGTTTAGTGCCCAAGCCTTTACGGCGGTTCAAGTCTTTGCAGACTCCTTGGCACGACTGTCTCAAGAAAAGAATCTATCGCAGTTGCCCCTTGGTGAGTTACGTCAGGCCTTGAATCAGGAAATTCTCAAAGGCGTTTATGAAACCCCTCTGGGGGAAATTCGCTTTACGCCTAAGGGCGAAGTGCTGCAACGCTTCTTTTACGTTGGCCAGATTGAGATGAGTGAGGATGGCCAAAGTGGCAAGTTTAGCTTAGTCAAAAAAGTTGAACACTAA
- the ilvN gene encoding acetolactate synthase small subunit: MKHTLSVLVEDEAGVLTRIAGLFARRGFNIESLAVGPAEQMGISRITMVVPGDDAIIEQLTKQLYKLINVLKVQDITTIPCVERELMLLKVNATASTRSEILELVQIFRAKVVDVSDDSLTIEVSGDPGKMVAIVQMLNKFGIREIARTGKIALVRESGVNTEYLKSLEARV; the protein is encoded by the coding sequence ATGAAACATACCCTATCGGTTTTGGTGGAAGATGAGGCGGGTGTGCTCACTCGCATTGCCGGTTTATTTGCGCGGCGTGGCTTTAATATCGAAAGCTTAGCGGTAGGGCCTGCGGAGCAGATGGGCATCTCCCGCATTACGATGGTTGTCCCCGGCGATGATGCCATCATTGAGCAATTAACCAAACAACTCTACAAGCTAATCAATGTCCTCAAGGTGCAGGATATTACCACAATTCCCTGTGTGGAACGGGAACTGATGCTCCTGAAGGTGAATGCCACCGCCAGCACCCGCTCTGAAATCTTGGAACTGGTGCAAATTTTCCGCGCCAAGGTGGTGGATGTGTCCGATGATTCCCTCACCATTGAGGTGTCGGGTGACCCCGGCAAGATGGTGGCCATTGTCCAAATGCTCAATAAATTCGGGATTCGCGAAATTGCCCGCACGGGGAAAATTGCCCTTGTGCGTGAATCTGGGGTCAATACGGAATACCTGAAGTCCTTGGAGGCACGGGTCTAA
- a CDS encoding J domain-containing protein, with amino-acid sequence MSQPNPYATLQVAVTATQAEIKAAYRRLVKQYHPDYHPSDRSSHERMAAINAAYEILGDEQCRQAYDAQHRVQQTRARPNVQRSQAADRELEQWLVLTYNPVSRIIEAVLRSLPRQIDALAADPFDDDLMEHFLTYLQDCRRALTRARYTFQAQPNPAAVAKVAAHLYYCLNQLVDGLDELEQFSHSYDDRYLHTGQELFRIAHRLFAECRLVR; translated from the coding sequence ATGTCCCAGCCCAATCCCTATGCGACACTACAGGTGGCAGTAACGGCAACCCAAGCCGAAATTAAGGCCGCTTATCGGCGCTTAGTCAAGCAGTATCACCCCGACTATCACCCCAGCGATCGCTCCAGCCATGAGCGGATGGCCGCCATTAACGCCGCCTATGAAATCTTGGGAGATGAGCAATGTCGGCAGGCCTATGATGCCCAGCACCGTGTCCAGCAAACAAGGGCTAGACCAAATGTTCAGCGTTCCCAAGCGGCCGATCGCGAGCTAGAGCAATGGCTCGTCCTCACCTACAACCCTGTGAGTCGGATTATTGAAGCTGTCTTGCGATCGCTCCCCCGTCAAATTGATGCCCTTGCGGCTGATCCCTTTGATGATGACCTCATGGAGCACTTCCTCACCTACTTGCAGGACTGTCGTCGCGCCCTTACCCGCGCCCGCTATACGTTCCAAGCCCAACCCAACCCCGCTGCCGTAGCCAAGGTGGCAGCCCATCTCTATTACTGTTTGAATCAACTGGTGGATGGTCTTGATGAGCTAGAGCAATTTAGCCATAGTTACGACGATCGCTATTTGCACACCGGGCAGGAACTCTTTCGCATTGCCCATCGCCTCTTTGCAGAGTGTCGGCTTGTCCGCTAG
- a CDS encoding shikimate kinase, with the protein MELQKRLGGVNIYLVGMMGAGKTTTGRILAQRLGYGFVDTDAVITEFRQRPIREIFAQEGEPAFRELEQQVLAQVSSYHHLVVATGGGIVLNPMNWSYLRHGIVVWLHVPLAVLCQRLRQDQERPLLQEQPLEERLSELLQARQYLYAQADLELRITAADTPETVCDRLWETLPSILKPIEPC; encoded by the coding sequence ATGGAACTGCAAAAACGCCTTGGGGGAGTCAATATCTATCTTGTGGGCATGATGGGTGCCGGTAAAACCACCACCGGTCGGATACTGGCACAGCGCTTGGGCTATGGTTTTGTGGATACGGATGCAGTGATTACCGAGTTTCGCCAACGACCGATTCGCGAGATCTTTGCCCAGGAGGGGGAGCCTGCCTTTCGGGAGTTGGAACAACAGGTCTTAGCACAAGTCTCTAGTTACCATCATTTGGTCGTGGCCACTGGGGGCGGCATTGTGCTAAACCCAATGAACTGGAGTTATCTGCGTCATGGCATCGTGGTCTGGCTCCATGTCCCCCTTGCGGTGCTCTGTCAACGCCTGCGCCAAGATCAGGAACGTCCCCTGTTGCAGGAGCAACCCCTTGAGGAACGCTTGAGTGAACTGCTGCAAGCCCGTCAATACCTCTATGCTCAGGCGGATTTGGAGCTAAGGATTACGGCGGCAGATACCCCGGAAACCGTGTGCGATCGCCTCTGGGAAACCTTACCGAGCATCTTGAAACCGATAGAGCCGTGTTAG
- a CDS encoding DUF4126 domain-containing protein, which translates to MLEVLAVLSAAAAGGLRLALPLLLIGLLQGEQLWSQVPLLRHFSPYWVVGVLAAWSFLEIFLAGNLWGYRLIILVQLCFSPLVGALLGMTVATATDTPQWLIGTLSGLFAFVLQLVQVGWFYRLGKLPRWVIVGQDLLCMLLILFALRAPKQGGLIALLLLWLAVRSAKDWQQRHQRSRRQRLNS; encoded by the coding sequence GTGTTAGAAGTCTTAGCTGTTCTTTCAGCAGCAGCGGCGGGAGGACTACGACTGGCACTCCCTCTCCTGTTGATTGGTCTATTACAAGGAGAACAACTCTGGTCACAGGTGCCCTTACTACGTCATTTCTCCCCCTATTGGGTGGTGGGTGTTTTAGCCGCTTGGTCGTTTCTTGAAATTTTCCTTGCGGGCAATCTCTGGGGTTACCGCCTGATTATCCTTGTGCAACTGTGCTTTAGCCCCCTTGTGGGTGCCCTCCTTGGCATGACCGTGGCAACAGCAACAGATACGCCGCAGTGGCTTATTGGTACCCTGAGTGGTCTTTTTGCCTTTGTGTTGCAGTTGGTGCAGGTAGGTTGGTTTTATCGGCTGGGGAAGCTACCCCGCTGGGTGATTGTCGGACAAGATCTCCTGTGTATGCTGTTAATTTTATTTGCCCTCAGGGCACCCAAGCAGGGCGGGTTGATTGCCTTACTCCTGTTGTGGTTGGCCGTTCGCAGTGCTAAGGATTGGCAACAACGACATCAGCGCTCCCGCCGCCAACGGCTAAATTCTTAG
- a CDS encoding pentapeptide repeat-containing protein, which translates to MNQQAFIATAMISAALASGAALAMPSPLQQLVQTNACPGCDLRNVDLRGYNLAGANLRGANLQGANLQDTNLMVANLVGANLSNANLTAAYLERTNLEQANLSGANLSRAILRHSRARRANFSNSNLTGADVRYGDFRRANLNAATFEQANMQWARLNNATVSQTNFSDAYRPRMPYRLNHY; encoded by the coding sequence GTGAACCAGCAGGCATTCATCGCAACAGCAATGATTAGTGCGGCTCTCGCCAGCGGTGCTGCCTTGGCCATGCCTTCTCCCCTGCAGCAACTGGTGCAAACCAATGCTTGTCCCGGCTGTGATCTGCGGAATGTCGATTTGCGGGGCTATAACTTGGCGGGGGCAAATTTGCGCGGTGCCAATCTTCAGGGCGCCAACCTCCAGGATACCAACCTGATGGTGGCCAATTTGGTAGGGGCAAATCTGAGTAATGCCAACCTCACCGCTGCCTATTTAGAACGAACCAATCTTGAACAGGCCAATCTCAGTGGTGCTAACCTGAGCCGTGCGATTTTGCGCCATAGTCGTGCCCGCCGTGCCAATTTCAGCAACAGCAATTTAACGGGAGCTGATGTCCGCTATGGGGATTTCCGCCGTGCCAATCTCAACGCTGCCACTTTTGAGCAAGCCAATATGCAGTGGGCACGGTTGAACAATGCCACTGTCAGTCAAACCAACTTTAGCGATGCTTACCGTCCCCGTATGCCCTATCGCCTCAATCACTACTAA
- the msrA gene encoding peptide-methionine (S)-S-oxide reductase MsrA has product MGFFGFKKLTMPSPSAALPGRAEPMPVPEAHLVNGHPLTPPYPEGMELAMFGMGCFWGAERKFWQVPGVYVTAVGYAGGYTPNPTYQEVCTGMTGHNEVVRVVFDPKQVTYEELLKVFWENHDPTQGMRQGNDVGTQYRSGIYYYSPEQKALAEASRDRYQAALKAAGYGTITTEILPAPEFYFAEPYHQQYLHRNVNGYCGLGGTKVPYELMSATPSA; this is encoded by the coding sequence ATGGGATTCTTCGGATTCAAAAAGTTGACAATGCCTAGCCCCAGTGCTGCTTTACCCGGCCGGGCAGAACCCATGCCCGTACCAGAGGCGCATCTGGTGAATGGTCATCCCCTCACCCCTCCCTATCCCGAAGGCATGGAATTAGCGATGTTTGGTATGGGCTGTTTTTGGGGGGCTGAGCGCAAGTTTTGGCAGGTGCCGGGGGTCTATGTCACGGCGGTAGGCTATGCGGGCGGCTATACCCCTAACCCCACCTATCAAGAGGTGTGCACGGGCATGACAGGTCACAACGAGGTGGTGCGGGTGGTCTTTGATCCCAAGCAGGTAACCTATGAGGAATTGCTCAAGGTCTTTTGGGAAAACCATGACCCCACCCAAGGCATGCGCCAAGGCAATGATGTGGGGACGCAGTATCGTTCTGGTATTTACTACTATTCCCCTGAGCAAAAAGCTCTTGCCGAGGCCAGTCGCGATCGCTACCAAGCAGCCCTCAAAGCCGCAGGTTACGGCACCATCACCACTGAAATTCTGCCCGCGCCTGAATTTTACTTTGCCGAACCCTACCACCAGCAATATCTCCACCGCAATGTGAATGGCTACTGCGGCCTTGGGGGTACAAAGGTTCCCTACGAACTGATGAGCGCCACCCCCAGCGCTTAG
- a CDS encoding DUF4340 domain-containing protein: MASGIRTKTLVLLATAAILGGGLYLFEQQLPSPNSSDTATKQPLFNFQEGDVVALKIIAPDYSLNLKKLTTGTWVIDREKQIPAEEGTVVFLLNLLATGQRDRSLDVPTERAKDYGLAPPMATVDITLKDGQQHRLRLGDTTFDGLKLYAEIDPPTQPQEKMTVTLVPLDLKNAVQRPLQEWERQQAGN; encoded by the coding sequence ATGGCAAGTGGCATCCGCACAAAAACACTGGTTTTGCTGGCAACGGCGGCTATTTTAGGGGGCGGCCTCTATTTATTTGAGCAACAACTGCCCAGTCCCAATAGCAGTGATACAGCAACGAAGCAACCCCTCTTTAACTTTCAAGAGGGGGATGTTGTGGCATTGAAAATTATTGCCCCTGATTACAGTCTGAACCTGAAAAAGTTGACTACAGGTACTTGGGTGATTGATCGGGAAAAGCAAATCCCTGCCGAAGAAGGCACGGTTGTGTTTCTACTCAACTTATTAGCCACCGGTCAGCGCGATCGCTCCCTCGACGTACCGACTGAACGAGCCAAAGATTATGGCCTTGCTCCCCCCATGGCCACTGTGGATATTACCCTCAAAGATGGCCAGCAGCACCGTTTACGTTTGGGGGACACCACCTTTGACGGCCTCAAGCTCTACGCAGAAATTGACCCACCAACGCAACCGCAGGAAAAAATGACGGTGACCCTCGTTCCCCTTGACCTTAAAAATGCCGTGCAGCGCCCCCTACAGGAATGGGAGCGTCAGCAAGCAGGAAACTAG
- the acs gene encoding acetate--CoA ligase: MSHPTIESILQENRLFHPPADFVAKARINSLEAYNALYERAKADPAAFWGELAQQELEWFQPWDQVLDWQPPNAKWFVNGKINITYNCLDRHLKTWRKNKAALIWEGEPGDSRTLTYAQLHREVCQFANVLKQLGVKKGDRVGIYMPMIPEAAIAMLACARLGAPHSVVFGGFSAEALRDRLIDAQAKLVVTADGGWRKDAIVPLKDQVDKALAHQAVPSVENVLVVQRTQQPVTMVPGRDHWWHDLQKGASADCPAEPMDSEDLLFILYTSGSTGKPKGVVHTTAGYNLYTHITTQWVFDLQDTDVYWCTADVGWITGHSYIVYGPLSNGATTLMYEGAPRASNPGCFWDVIEKYGVTIFYTAPTAIRAFIKMGEHLPRARNLSSLRLLGTVGEPINPEAWMWYYRVIGGERCPIVDTWWQTETGGHMITSLPGAIPMKPGSATKPLPGILADVVDLEGNPVGLNEGGYLVIRHPWPGMMRTVYGDPDRFRRTYWEHIPPRDGQYFYFAGDGARKDEDGYFWVMGRVDDVINVSGHRLGTMEIESALVSHPAVAEAAVVGKPDEIKGEEIVAFVILEGSATPSDALQQELKQHVVNEIGALARPAEIRFTDALPKTRSGKIMRRLLRSLAAGQEVSGDTSTLEDRSVLDKLRQGA; this comes from the coding sequence ATGAGTCATCCCACGATTGAATCCATTCTTCAGGAAAACCGCCTTTTTCATCCCCCCGCTGATTTTGTGGCCAAGGCACGGATCAATTCCCTTGAGGCCTACAATGCCCTCTACGAAAGGGCCAAAGCCGATCCCGCTGCCTTTTGGGGTGAATTGGCACAGCAGGAGCTAGAGTGGTTTCAACCTTGGGATCAGGTGCTGGATTGGCAGCCCCCCAATGCCAAGTGGTTTGTTAACGGCAAAATCAACATTACCTACAACTGCTTGGATCGCCATCTCAAGACTTGGCGCAAGAATAAAGCGGCCTTGATCTGGGAAGGAGAACCCGGTGATAGCCGCACCTTGACCTATGCCCAACTGCACCGCGAAGTGTGCCAATTTGCCAACGTCCTCAAGCAACTGGGAGTGAAAAAGGGCGATCGCGTCGGTATCTATATGCCAATGATTCCAGAGGCAGCCATTGCCATGTTGGCCTGTGCGCGGCTTGGTGCCCCCCACTCAGTGGTCTTTGGGGGATTCAGTGCCGAAGCTTTGCGCGATCGCCTCATTGATGCTCAAGCCAAACTCGTTGTCACCGCCGACGGCGGCTGGCGCAAAGATGCGATTGTCCCCCTCAAGGATCAGGTGGATAAAGCTTTGGCTCATCAGGCGGTTCCCAGCGTTGAAAATGTCTTGGTGGTACAGCGCACACAACAGCCAGTGACCATGGTGCCCGGTCGCGATCACTGGTGGCACGATCTGCAAAAGGGCGCGAGTGCTGACTGTCCTGCCGAACCCATGGACAGCGAAGATTTACTCTTTATTCTCTACACCTCTGGCTCCACTGGCAAACCCAAGGGCGTTGTCCACACCACGGCAGGTTACAACCTCTACACCCACATCACTACTCAATGGGTCTTTGACCTCCAAGATACCGATGTCTATTGGTGTACCGCCGATGTGGGCTGGATTACCGGCCACAGCTACATTGTCTATGGGCCGCTGTCCAATGGGGCAACCACCCTCATGTATGAAGGGGCACCCCGCGCCTCCAATCCCGGTTGCTTCTGGGATGTGATTGAGAAGTATGGGGTCACCATTTTCTACACGGCTCCCACCGCTATTCGGGCTTTCATCAAAATGGGGGAACACTTGCCGCGAGCACGGAACCTCTCTTCTTTGCGTCTCTTGGGAACGGTGGGTGAACCGATTAACCCCGAAGCATGGATGTGGTACTACCGCGTCATTGGCGGTGAGCGCTGTCCCATTGTGGATACGTGGTGGCAAACGGAAACAGGGGGGCACATGATCACCTCACTGCCGGGGGCGATTCCGATGAAACCCGGCTCTGCCACCAAGCCCTTGCCGGGGATTCTGGCGGATGTCGTAGATCTCGAGGGCAACCCTGTCGGCCTCAATGAGGGCGGCTATCTGGTAATTCGTCACCCTTGGCCGGGGATGATGCGCACAGTCTATGGGGATCCCGATCGCTTCCGCCGCACCTATTGGGAACACATTCCCCCTCGCGATGGCCAGTACTTTTATTTTGCTGGCGATGGCGCCCGCAAGGACGAAGATGGCTATTTTTGGGTGATGGGACGGGTTGATGATGTGATCAATGTCTCCGGTCACCGCTTGGGCACGATGGAAATTGAATCGGCATTGGTCTCTCACCCTGCGGTTGCTGAAGCCGCTGTTGTTGGTAAGCCCGACGAAATCAAGGGGGAAGAAATTGTTGCCTTTGTGATTCTTGAAGGATCGGCTACCCCCAGCGATGCCCTCCAACAGGAATTGAAGCAACACGTTGTCAATGAAATTGGTGCTTTGGCGCGTCCGGCCGAGATTCGCTTTACGGATGCTCTGCCCAAAACGCGATCCGGCAAAATCATGCGGCGGCTTCTCCGTTCTCTAGCCGCAGGTCAAGAGGTCTCTGGGGATACTTCGACGTTGGAAGATCGGTCTGTGCTGGATAAGTTGCGCCAAGGAGCTTGA
- a CDS encoding DUF2214 family protein: MNALWSSAAIAYLHYLSFMVAFAALVVEHLTLRKDLDLKQAWRLVITDALYGIAAVTVLVTGILRVLYFGKGTAYYLANPVFHLKVGLFILVGLLSLYPTISFLLWIKPLREEKAPTLELPTVQRLTWVIRTELAFLSAIPFLAAMMARGIGLDWIQR; this comes from the coding sequence ATGAACGCCCTTTGGAGCAGTGCCGCGATCGCCTATCTGCACTACCTCAGCTTTATGGTGGCTTTCGCTGCCCTTGTGGTGGAGCACCTCACCCTACGCAAGGACTTAGACCTTAAACAGGCTTGGCGATTGGTGATTACCGATGCCCTCTATGGTATTGCTGCGGTGACCGTTCTTGTCACGGGCATTTTGCGGGTTCTCTATTTTGGCAAAGGCACGGCGTACTATTTGGCCAACCCCGTCTTTCACCTCAAAGTAGGCTTGTTTATTTTGGTGGGGCTATTGTCCCTGTATCCAACGATCTCTTTTCTACTGTGGATTAAACCGCTGCGGGAAGAGAAAGCTCCCACTCTCGAGTTACCGACGGTGCAGCGTTTGACTTGGGTGATTCGGACTGAATTGGCTTTTCTCAGTGCCATTCCCTTTTTGGCCGCGATGATGGCGCGAGGGATTGGATTGGATTGGATTCAACGGTAA
- a CDS encoding ABC transporter ATP-binding protein — protein sequence MHAKSKGESLVRLLDVGKAYRQPNGQVISIMENINLELRTGEIVALLGPSGSGKSTLMRIITGLVAPTSGQVLYREQPMQGLNPGAAIVFQSSALYPWLTVLENVELGLKALGEGPRSRRRKALRMIDIIGLDGFENAYPKELSGGMRQRVGFARALAVEPELLCMDEPFSALDVLTAENLRFELLDLWLEHKIPTQSILIVTHHIEEAVILADRIIVLGSNPGRVRADFPVTLPHYRDRKNPEFQATVDRIYKILTNPHVDELEQLEPKPATLPKSQEPRYPLLPHVRIGSIAGLLELLEHRKEDLYRIAQELQLELDDILPIVEAAQMMELVELKEGDISVTPIGNAFIQGDIDQRKLIIRQQLLKHIRLVQQIHTFLMAKQNHRIPESLVLDILERHFTPQEADRQLNTAIDWGRYAELFSYDEPAKEIFLEVSEPEEPLPLETTAV from the coding sequence ATGCACGCCAAAAGCAAAGGGGAATCGCTCGTCCGCTTACTGGATGTGGGTAAGGCCTACCGTCAGCCCAACGGGCAGGTCATTAGCATTATGGAAAATATTAACCTTGAATTGCGCACAGGGGAAATTGTTGCGCTCCTAGGACCATCGGGATCCGGTAAGTCAACCCTGATGCGCATTATTACGGGTTTGGTTGCGCCTACCTCTGGGCAGGTCTTGTACCGCGAGCAGCCAATGCAGGGCTTGAATCCGGGCGCTGCAATTGTCTTTCAAAGTTCAGCCCTCTATCCGTGGCTAACGGTTTTGGAAAATGTGGAATTGGGGTTAAAGGCCTTGGGAGAAGGCCCGCGATCGCGCCGCCGCAAGGCACTGCGGATGATTGACATTATTGGCTTGGATGGCTTTGAAAACGCCTATCCCAAGGAACTGTCGGGGGGGATGCGGCAGCGGGTGGGATTTGCCCGTGCCTTGGCGGTGGAACCGGAACTCCTGTGTATGGATGAGCCATTTTCCGCCTTGGATGTGCTGACAGCAGAGAACCTGCGCTTTGAACTTCTCGATCTGTGGTTAGAGCACAAAATTCCCACCCAAAGCATTTTGATTGTCACCCACCACATTGAGGAGGCGGTCATTCTTGCCGATCGCATTATTGTTTTAGGGAGCAATCCCGGTCGCGTCCGCGCTGATTTTCCGGTAACGTTGCCCCATTATCGCGATCGCAAGAACCCTGAGTTTCAAGCCACCGTGGATCGCATTTATAAAATTCTCACCAATCCCCATGTGGATGAATTGGAGCAACTGGAACCCAAGCCAGCTACCCTGCCCAAGAGTCAAGAACCGCGTTATCCGCTGCTACCCCATGTGCGCATTGGCTCGATCGCCGGTCTATTGGAACTCCTCGAACACCGCAAAGAAGACCTCTACCGCATTGCCCAAGAGCTGCAACTGGAGCTAGATGATATTCTGCCCATTGTCGAAGCCGCCCAGATGATGGAACTGGTGGAACTCAAGGAAGGAGACATCAGCGTAACCCCCATTGGTAATGCCTTTATTCAGGGGGACATTGACCAGCGCAAGCTGATTATTCGTCAACAACTCCTCAAGCATATCCGCCTTGTGCAGCAAATCCATACTTTCCTAATGGCCAAGCAGAACCACCGCATTCCCGAAAGTTTGGTGCTGGATATTTTAGAGCGGCACTTTACGCCGCAGGAAGCCGATCGCCAGCTCAATACCGCCATTGACTGGGGACGCTATGCCGAACTCTTTAGCTATGATGAACCAGCCAAGGAAATTTTCCTTGAAGTCAGTGAACCTGAGGAGCCACTGCCCCTTGAAACGACCGCCGTTTGA
- a CDS encoding carboxymuconolactone decarboxylase family protein has product MYTEQMNHIKSYTAKLTAAMPDAMKAFYSLSRASSTPGALDTKTKELIALAIGVAKHCDGCIAFHTRAALHAGATPEEIMETLMVTVAMDGGPALMYATHVMEALEEFSQEQAP; this is encoded by the coding sequence ATGTACACCGAACAAATGAACCACATCAAATCCTACACGGCAAAGCTAACGGCAGCGATGCCGGATGCCATGAAAGCCTTTTATAGCTTGAGCCGTGCCTCTTCAACCCCCGGTGCTCTTGATACCAAGACCAAAGAGTTGATTGCCCTAGCCATTGGGGTCGCCAAACACTGTGACGGCTGCATTGCCTTCCATACCCGTGCTGCTTTGCATGCGGGCGCAACCCCTGAGGAGATTATGGAGACGCTAATGGTGACTGTGGCCATGGATGGCGGTCCTGCCTTGATGTATGCCACCCACGTCATGGAAGCCCTAGAGGAATTTAGTCAAGAGCAGGCTCCGTAG
- a CDS encoding DUF2949 domain-containing protein, with product MKTPRWTRLIDFLQREMALPTAAIDFGLKHCDEQVNLLPVVLWQYGLVSLEQLDRIFDWLETSQS from the coding sequence ATGAAAACGCCACGTTGGACACGACTCATTGACTTCCTACAGCGGGAGATGGCGCTGCCCACCGCTGCCATTGACTTCGGCCTCAAGCACTGCGATGAGCAGGTCAATTTGTTGCCCGTTGTTCTCTGGCAGTATGGCTTGGTGAGCCTTGAGCAGCTTGACCGCATCTTCGATTGGCTAGAAACGAGTCAATCCTAG
- a CDS encoding acyl-CoA desaturase — protein MTQATVAKPPIAWPTATFIIFVHLGALLAFLPGMFSWKAVLLALVLHWLTAGIGITLGWHRLVTHRSFQVPKWLEYFLVFCGTLSMQGGPIWWVGLHRHHHLYSDQPNDHHDSRKGFWWSHIEWMFREVPAEAEIPRFTKDIADDPVYQFLDKYFLLIQMVLAIVLYLWGGWPFVVWGIFVRLVTVYHTTWLVNSATHAFGYRTFETTDHSTNCWWVALLTFGEGWHNNHHAHQYSARHGLQWWELDLTWLTIRFLQLLGLATKVRLVEAPAASSQD, from the coding sequence ATGACCCAAGCCACCGTTGCCAAACCCCCCATTGCCTGGCCTACGGCGACCTTTATTATTTTCGTTCACCTCGGTGCTCTTCTTGCTTTTTTACCCGGCATGTTTAGCTGGAAGGCAGTCCTGCTGGCGCTTGTGCTTCACTGGTTGACTGCTGGCATTGGTATTACCCTTGGTTGGCACCGCCTCGTTACCCATCGCAGCTTCCAAGTGCCTAAATGGTTAGAGTATTTCTTGGTCTTTTGCGGTACCCTCTCCATGCAAGGGGGGCCGATTTGGTGGGTTGGGCTGCACCGCCACCATCATCTCTACTCCGATCAACCCAATGATCACCACGATTCCCGTAAGGGCTTTTGGTGGAGCCATATTGAATGGATGTTTCGCGAGGTGCCAGCGGAAGCAGAGATTCCCCGTTTCACCAAAGATATTGCTGACGATCCGGTGTATCAGTTTCTTGACAAGTACTTTCTGCTGATTCAGATGGTCTTGGCCATTGTCCTTTACCTTTGGGGGGGCTGGCCATTTGTGGTTTGGGGAATTTTTGTCCGCCTTGTAACGGTCTATCACACTACTTGGCTGGTCAATAGTGCCACCCATGCCTTTGGCTATCGCACGTTTGAGACCACGGATCACTCAACGAATTGCTGGTGGGTTGCCCTGTTAACCTTTGGTGAGGGTTGGCACAATAACCACCATGCCCATCAGTACTCGGCACGCCATGGCTTGCAGTGGTGGGAACTCGATCTGACGTGGCTGACGATTCGCTTCTTGCAATTGTTGGGTTTGGCCACGAAGGTGCGTTTAGTGGAGGCACCGGCAGCCTCTTCCCAAGACTAG